Genomic window (Caldinitratiruptor microaerophilus):
TGCAGGCTCAGCACCGAGCGCAGGGCAGCCTCCTCGGGCGCGGCGGGGAACCCGGCCCGGCCGTCCGGCGAGGACAGGGCCGTCTCGCGCCGGCGCGCCCGCAGCGCATCCACGGTCAAGTTGTACGCGATGTGGAGGATCCAGGTGCCGGCCTCGCCCCGCTGGGGATCGTAGCGCGCCGCCTGCCGCCAGACCCGCAGGAAGACCTCCTGGGTGACGTCCTCTGCGGACTGGGCGTCCCCGAGCATCCGGAGGGCGAGCGAGTAGACCGGGCGGGCGTAACGGTCGTACAGGTCGCCGAGGGCGCTCCGATCGCCGGCGGCCAGCCGGGTGACGAGCGCCGCGTCCGTTTCGCTCATCTCACTGTCCTCCAGGGGCGTACAGCCCGGCGGCCCCAGGGCTTCCCCAGGGGCCGCCGGGCCATGCCGGGCGTAGGTGGCCGCCGGGCGGTCAGTGGCCCTCGACGGTGACCTTGACGGTCTTGGTGGCTTCGTCGAAGGCGTAGTGGTAACCGAAGTTGTCGGCCAGGAACTTCAGCGGGACCTGCGCCCGATCCTTCACGATGTGGACGGGACCGGACAGGGGGCTGGACCCGCCACCGGAGAGGATGTTCACCTCGGCACTGCCCACGGTCAGGATGAAGTGCTGCCCGGCCGGGCCGAACACGTGTACCTGCCTCTTTTCGCCGTCCCAGTCGACCTTGCCTCCCCAGGCTTCCACGACGGCCCGGACCGGGACCCAGACCTGGTTGTCCTTGAACACGTGGACGGGAACCTCGAGGGTGACGTCCTTCTCGGCGATCCGAACCTGGGTCGAGCCTACCACGAACGTGCCGCTCGCATCGTGGGCGAAGGCCGTCAGGGCCGTGCCCAGGGTGAGGAAGGCGGCCAGCCCCAGCGCAACACCGAACCTGCGCACTGCACGCTGTACCCCCAATCGGCGGATGGATGATGTTCACCTGGACATACGGGGCACGACGGGGGATGGATCACATGGGGGATGAAAAAGTTCGGTGGGGGGCAGCGTCCGCCCCGCGGCGCGACCCCAGGCTTACTTGTCCGGAGCCTTTGTACGCATCCCGCTGCGCGCCCCGGTCGCTCGCATGGTGCGGAGTTTCCTCGCACCGGGGCACGCGTGTTACAAGGGCGGTGGCCGCGCGGGGCCGAGTGCTGCCCGCCAGGGTGAGCCCAGAACTGCTGTGGAGGAAGGAGAATGGCCGCTTCAAATCCATCGCATAATGTATCTTATGCGATGTTGTGGCGGCAGGCAGGTTGCCGCCGCCGGGCAGCGAACTTCCCCTGGGGACACACTTCCAGGGCCACCCCGCGTACGGAGGTCGAACGGATGGCGAACCGCGACGACCGAGTGTCCGATCCGCAGGACCGCGGCACGCCGCACGGCGGGACGCCGCGCCGGCGCCGGGGCTCAGCGCCCGGCGGAGTGCGGTCTGAGACCGCGACGGCCGGCCAGGTGCAGACCGCGGGCACGACGGCCGGCGGCGCACGGCCCACAGGCTCGGCGTCCGGTAGCGGGGCCGGCGGTCCTGACGCCGGCGAGGGCGAACCGGCGAAGCCGCCCCTGCCGCCGGAACTCGACCAGAACCTCGAGCGCTTCCGGGCGGCGGTGACGGGGTCCAACCGGGCCGCACGGACGGCCGAGGCCTACTACCGGGACGTGCGGATCTTCTTCGAGTGGCTGGTGGCCTCGGGCACGGGCGTGCAGCGGGTCTCCGAGATCCGGCCCATCCATATTCTGGATTACCGCGTCGCCATGGTGAAGGACAATTTGAAATTGAGTACGAGAACGCGGCGCGAGTCGGCCCTCCGCCTCTTCTTCAAGCTGATGGTCGAGATCGGCCTCATCCGTGCCCAGGACAACCCGATGGTCGAGCGAAGCGCCTTCCAGCCGCGCGCCCGGGGCGGCCAGCGGGCCCTGCCCGTCTTCCTCAGCGAGGGACAGGCGCGGGAGTTCGTCCGGACCATCCTCGAGCGGGAAGACGCCCAGGGCGGCCGGCAGAGCTGGATGAAGGCGCGGGACGCCGCCCTCTTCACCCTCCTCCTGACCATGGGCCTGCGCGTCTCGGAACTGTGCTCGCTGCGGCTGCGGCATGCGGAGGAGATGCTGCGGCTGGGCTTCTGCACCATCCGGGGCAAGGGCGACAAGGAACGGGTGGTGCCCGTGCCGCCCACGGCCGCCCAGCGGCTTCAGACCTACCTGCGCCAGCGGCCGGCGGTGTTCCCTGCCGGACACCCGCTGGAAGGCCAGCGGGTGTCCGACGCGCTTTTCCTGTCGAAGGACCTGACGCCGATCGGCCCCCGGGGGGTCCAGTTCCTCATCAAGACCTACGCGAAGCGGGCCGGCTTCTCGGCCGACCTGGTCCGGTCGCTCACCCCGCACAAGCTGCGCCACACGTTCGCCACGCTGCTGCTGGAGGGCGGGGCGAACCTGCGGGCGATCCAGGATCTCCTCGGCCATGCCCACATCTCGACCACGCAGATCTACACCCACGTCCGGCGCGAGAACCTGCGGGAGACCATCCGCAGGCTGCCGCAGATCTAGCCGGCCGGTCCCCTCCGGCCCCACCGACCCGGGGCGACCCGCCGGGTCCGGTCGGGGTCATGCCCGGTTCACGCGGGAAACGCGGAACGGTCTCCGGCCGCCACGGCGGCCTGCGCGCTCTCCCGGGACGGCGCCATGGGCCGGCGGGTGCGGAGGTTGAGGCTGTACCCGGGTACCAGGAGGTGCAGGCGCAGGCTGCACACCGGCGGGAGATCGCCCGGCGGCGGCTGGTCGCGGGTGGGGAGCACCTCGTCGCAGGTCGTGGAGGTCTCACGGCCGTCCGCGAAGGTGACGGCGCCGTCGCCGAGGACCTGGGCCTCGTTCCCCCGCACGACCAGCACCGCGCCGGGGTCCAGCTCCATCCCGAGGTGCTGGGGCGAGA
Coding sequences:
- a CDS encoding RNA polymerase sigma factor, producing the protein MSETDAALVTRLAAGDRSALGDLYDRYARPVYSLALRMLGDAQSAEDVTQEVFLRVWRQAARYDPQRGEAGTWILHIAYNLTVDALRARRRETALSSPDGRAGFPAAPEEAALRSVLSLQVQEALGRLPPEQRQALEMAYFGARTHREIAAELRIPLGTVKSRLRLGLEALRAALLAPGPKGADDDERTRMFLH
- a CDS encoding tyrosine-type recombinase/integrase gives rise to the protein MANRDDRVSDPQDRGTPHGGTPRRRRGSAPGGVRSETATAGQVQTAGTTAGGARPTGSASGSGAGGPDAGEGEPAKPPLPPELDQNLERFRAAVTGSNRAARTAEAYYRDVRIFFEWLVASGTGVQRVSEIRPIHILDYRVAMVKDNLKLSTRTRRESALRLFFKLMVEIGLIRAQDNPMVERSAFQPRARGGQRALPVFLSEGQAREFVRTILEREDAQGGRQSWMKARDAALFTLLLTMGLRVSELCSLRLRHAEEMLRLGFCTIRGKGDKERVVPVPPTAAQRLQTYLRQRPAVFPAGHPLEGQRVSDALFLSKDLTPIGPRGVQFLIKTYAKRAGFSADLVRSLTPHKLRHTFATLLLEGGANLRAIQDLLGHAHISTTQIYTHVRRENLRETIRRLPQI
- a CDS encoding copper amine oxidase N-terminal domain-containing protein, which gives rise to MRRFGVALGLAAFLTLGTALTAFAHDASGTFVVGSTQVRIAEKDVTLEVPVHVFKDNQVWVPVRAVVEAWGGKVDWDGEKRQVHVFGPAGQHFILTVGSAEVNILSGGGSSPLSGPVHIVKDRAQVPLKFLADNFGYHYAFDEATKTVKVTVEGH